The segment GGGAGTGTGTGAGGGTTAGTCCGCGCCGCGCATGATGGTTTCGTAATTTTGGCCATGGAAGAAAATACGGGCAATACGAACGCGCTTCGCTTCCACGACATAGAAGATCTCGGCGCTTGCCTCGAAGGGGACTGATCGCATTGCAGGGCGAAAATCGGATCGATCTCTGCCGCCGTTCGGCGCGTGTCCTATCCTCTCACAGCGGTGACGGATGCGAGAAATGTACCGACGCGCTGTGACCGAGCTGGTGCTGGCCGAAAAAATGTAAATGAACTCGTTTCTGAGATCGACGCTTGCCTCTTTCGTAAAGATTACTGGCAGGCTGCGCACACTAGCCTGCCTTGTTGATTTTTGCGCTCTCTTGCGCCTCGGTTTCAGCCACCCAACGATCTATCTCCGCCCGCATTTCCTCGCTTGAGAGGCCTGGTCTCGGATCATCAAGGGCTTCATTGACCAGACGTTTGAGCGTTTCAGTGTCCGGCAGCCATTCAGGCAGGTCGTGGTCGTCGTGGATGAAACCAGCAGTTTCAATCGCGGCCGTCACGTAGTGTTCTGGCGACTCGAATTCGCCCCGAGCCACGCTCTCGCGGATTCTTTCGGCCTGGTCGCCGGTTATGGTCACTGTGAGCTTGTCAGGCTGGTCCATGTCGACCTCCGATAGGGCGCCAATGTAGTGCGGCACTCGCAACCCATAAAGCAAAAACGCCGGAGGCTGGCTCCGGCGTCTGGTTCAGGTCAGGCGGCGGGCGCCTTGTGTTCGGGCAGCTCGGCCACGCCTTTCTGCTTCCTCACATGGTTGAGGAAGCGCGTGAAGAGGTAGTGGCTGTCGCGCGGGCCAGGGCTGGCTTCGGGGTGATACTGCACCGAAAAGATCGGCTTGCCCTCAACCTGGAGGCCCGCATTGGACTGGTCGAAGAGCGAGATGTGGGTTTCGGTGACGCCAGCGGGCAGGCTTGCCTTGTCGACGGCAAAGCCGTGGTTCATCGAGGTGATTTCCACCTTGCCGGTGGTCAGGTCCTTGACCGGGTGATTGGCGCCGTGGTGGCCCTGATGCATCTTGGAGGTGGTGGCGCCCAGTGACAGGCCAAGCAGCTGGTGGCCAAGGCAGATGCCGAAGACCGGCTTGCCGGTTTCCATCAGCTTCTGGATGGTCGGAACGGCATATTTGCCAGTCGCGGCCGGATCGCCAGGGCCATTGGAGAGGAAAATGCCATCGGGATTGTGCGCGAGCACTTCCTCGGCCGTGGCGGTGGCGGGAACGACCGTTACCTTGGCGCCCTGATCGGCAAGGCAGCGCAGGATGTTGCGCTTGGCGCCGTAGTCGATGGCGACGACATGGAAGTCGGCATTGTCGACCTGGCCATAGCCCTTGTCCCATTCCCAGCCGGTCTGGTCCCAGTGGTAGGTCTGGGCCGTGGTGACTTCCTTGGCGAGGTCGAGACCTTCAAGGCCTGGGAAGGCATTGAGTTCGGCCTGGATCGAAGCCGTGTCGAACTGGCCGCTCGGATCGTGGGCCACGACGCCATTGGGCATGCCGTTTTCGCGGATCAGGGCGGTGAGGGCGCGGGTGTCAATGCCGGCGATGCCGACGATGTTTCGCTTCTTGAGCCAGGCATCGAGCTGCTCGGCCGCGCGATAATTGGACGGATTGGTGATATCGGCCTTGAGCACGACGCCGCGGACGCCCGACAGAGCGGCCATGTTGACCGTCTCGATGTCTTCGTCATTGGCGCCGACATTGCCGATATGGGGGAAGGTGAAGGTGACGATCTGGCCGGCATAGGACGGGTCGGTGAGGACTTCCTGATAGCCGGTCATTGCCGTGTTGAAACAGACTTCGCCTGCCGCGTGGCCAACTGCGCCGATACCGCGGCCTTCCAGGCGCGTACCGTCTGCCAGGATCAGAAGTGCGGTCGCGGGGGATTGCTGCCAGCCGGTCACGGTGGGCCTCCATAATTTGTTTCAGGTGCTCGCACGGTCAGAGAGCCAAGTTTTGCAACTTTGCCCTTGCAGCGCTCGCGTCGATGTCGATTGAGGCCTCTCCCTAGACGCCCCAGACCGACTCCGCAAGTGGCGCGACGCGCTTATTGTGCCTATATGGGGCCAAGAAAACGCATAGCAAGAGGATGAAAACCCATGCGCGAACAGTTCAGCGAAGGCCTCAAAGAGGCCCTCAAAGCCCGTGACCAGCGTCGCACCGCGACGCTCCGGGCCATAACCGCGGCGATCAAGGACAAGGATATCGCCATCCGCCAGGAGAACCGCGGCCCGGCGACCAATGACGAAATCCTCGCCATCATCATCAAGATGGTCAAGCAGCGTGAAGAGAGCTTTGCCATCTATGCACAGGCCGGCCGCGCCGATCTCGCCACGGTGGAAAAGGAAGAGATCGACATCCTCAACGAATTCCTGCCCAAGGGGCTGAGCGAGGAAGAGGTCGAGGCGGCAATCAAGGCCGCCATTGCGACGACCGGTGCCGCCGATCCCAAGGACATGGGCAAGGTGATCGCCCAGCTCAAGGCGGATTATCCGGGCCGGATCGACTTCGGCAAGGCGAGCGGCAAGGTGCGCGCGGCACTGGCCGGCTGATCCTTAAGCGATGAGACGAAGCGTGGCGGACGTGACCTGGTTACGGCCGCCATGTTTTGCGCGGTAGAGCGCGTCATCGGCGCGATTGAGGACCGCGGAGAAGCTTTCGCCGACGCCAGTGGTGGCGACGCCCACGCTGACGGTGGCAGAGATGGGCTCGATGACGTGACGGGTCGGGCGGTGTTCGAAGTCGGCTCGGATGCGCTCGGCAATCTGCTTGGCCTGTTCCACGGCCATGGGCTTGAGGATGGCGCAGAATTCCTCGCCACCAATGCGGGCGACCGCGTCGTCGCTGCGCATATTGTCATGCAGGATCGTGCCGAAGTGGCGGATCACCGAGTCGCCGCCGGCGTGGCCATGACGGTCGTTGATCTGCTTGAAGTGGTCGATGTCGAACATCAGCACGGCGGTGCCGGCCGGGAGGTCCTGCTTTTCGAATTGGTCGAACAGGGCGCGGCGGTTGAGCAGGCCGGTGAGGGAATCGGTATTGGCTTCATGGCGGTGCTTGCGGGCCGCGCGGGAGTGATGCAGCGTCAGCGTGATGGCGCCAATGCCGGTCAGGCCGACCA is part of the uncultured Devosia sp. genome and harbors:
- the carA gene encoding glutamine-hydrolyzing carbamoyl-phosphate synthase small subunit, producing the protein MTGWQQSPATALLILADGTRLEGRGIGAVGHAAGEVCFNTAMTGYQEVLTDPSYAGQIVTFTFPHIGNVGANDEDIETVNMAALSGVRGVVLKADITNPSNYRAAEQLDAWLKKRNIVGIAGIDTRALTALIRENGMPNGVVAHDPSGQFDTASIQAELNAFPGLEGLDLAKEVTTAQTYHWDQTGWEWDKGYGQVDNADFHVVAIDYGAKRNILRCLADQGAKVTVVPATATAEEVLAHNPDGIFLSNGPGDPAATGKYAVPTIQKLMETGKPVFGICLGHQLLGLSLGATTSKMHQGHHGANHPVKDLTTGKVEITSMNHGFAVDKASLPAGVTETHISLFDQSNAGLQVEGKPIFSVQYHPEASPGPRDSHYLFTRFLNHVRKQKGVAELPEHKAPAA
- a CDS encoding GatB/YqeY domain-containing protein; protein product: MREQFSEGLKEALKARDQRRTATLRAITAAIKDKDIAIRQENRGPATNDEILAIIIKMVKQREESFAIYAQAGRADLATVEKEEIDILNEFLPKGLSEEEVEAAIKAAIATTGAADPKDMGKVIAQLKADYPGRIDFGKASGKVRAALAG